A single window of Luteipulveratus halotolerans DNA harbors:
- a CDS encoding ferritin, with translation MKLTTELEKAFNDQITLEFEASIVYRQLAIEMEIRDLPGMAAWLRHQADEEIVHANKFIDHVNDRDNHAVIGTVPGPKVEVKTVLDAFQAALKHEQRVSEAIRELYRKTDEAGDLDSRPLLNWFISEQLEEEATVSEIVGRIELIDDDGPGLLRLDEELGQRPARTTENTGG, from the coding sequence ATGAAGCTGACGACGGAGCTGGAGAAGGCGTTCAACGACCAGATCACCCTCGAGTTCGAGGCGTCGATCGTCTACCGGCAGCTCGCGATCGAGATGGAGATCCGCGACCTGCCCGGCATGGCCGCGTGGCTGCGTCACCAGGCCGACGAGGAGATCGTCCACGCCAACAAGTTCATCGACCACGTCAACGACCGCGACAACCACGCGGTCATCGGCACCGTCCCGGGCCCGAAGGTCGAGGTCAAGACCGTCCTCGATGCGTTCCAGGCGGCGCTCAAGCACGAGCAGCGCGTCTCCGAGGCGATCCGCGAGCTCTACCGCAAGACCGACGAGGCCGGCGACCTGGACTCCCGACCGCTGCTCAACTGGTTCATCAGCGAGCAGCTCGAGGAGGAGGCGACGGTCAGCGAGATCGTCGGCCGCATCGAGCTCATCGACGACGACGGCCCCGGCCTGCTGCGCCTCGACGAGGAGCTCGGCCAGCGACCGGCGCGCACCACCGAGAACACCGGCGGCTGA
- the lysX gene encoding bifunctional lysylphosphatidylglycerol synthetase/lysine--tRNA ligase LysX, translated as MLQPLKGTFQPYGGAAASKVPAPSGAERIAQWLGRVLLLAALWSLISIPIKHRGIPAVVSDLFEMLNIPAEPSLFVVALLLAWSGAVRRRFRAAHLVTVVVMGLSVAEQVRWIVKVIASPGFPENPFHGFARVWWDWRNELPLNLIALVVGVAVLVIAWSARPAFTARLTPGSRRTAAVVLVCGLAISMAVTSALTFVFPRTLDGPLEKLAWSLRSVFGITTPPDEPGFRGHLGHHWIYSCAGVLSAGALVLAILVLWRSGRSGQHQDAEEELAVRRLLLQYGESDSLGYFATRRDKSVVFAPDGQAAVTYRVEGSVSVASADPIGRHSSWPGAVEAWLAECRRHGWYAAVLSSSEEGTRHYVDAGLKAFALGDEAIIDVDRFRLRGRSMRPVRQAVTRISRAGYTTQVRRHADLSQDELQQIADLAQAWRGDETERGFSMALNRLADPADGRCALITAHDKDGRIRGFLSFVPWGARGLSLDLMRRDRAAENGLNEFMVARLVEAAPSIGVRRISLNFAVFRNVFSSADQLGAGPVTRLTDAFLSFASRFYQLETLYRANDKYHPQWVPRLLCYDPALTVARAGIAMGVAEGFLPLVGPRFLVGPKVSDVQPPRDEPGFVQQVLRQEEQLLTPVAPVTTSSEQQRVRQDKLRRWEAAGQEGYPAGVRRTHRVAQVRAAYPSPAPGTRTADVVAVAGRIRALRDLGGVAFAVLEDEAVRIQVMITRDETPAPARQGWDEVVDLGDLVSVTGTVAASRTGELSVLMESWELAGKCLSPVPDLHATLSDDARARQRALDLIVTPGSVEALRLRSAGVRALRDAFGRREYAEVETPVLQAVHGGAAARPFRTHINAYDMDLYLRIAPELYLKRLCVGGMQRVFELGRNFRNVGVDATHNPEFTSLEAYQAYADYSTMRELTREVLLEVATAVNGRPVARRPEGEVDLDVPWPVLTVHEAVSRATGVRLTSASTAEEVAVVCRSHSVAAAPGTSAGRLVVELYEALVEKQTTFPTFYTDFPLETSPLTRRHRSDPALAERWDLVAFGAEIGTAYSELTDPVDQRRRLTEQSMAASAGDLEAMQLDEAFLQALEYAMPPTGGLGLGVDRVIMMLLGTGIRSTLAFPFVRPNA; from the coding sequence ATGTTGCAGCCCCTCAAGGGCACGTTCCAGCCCTATGGCGGCGCAGCGGCGTCGAAGGTGCCGGCCCCTTCGGGTGCGGAGCGCATCGCGCAGTGGCTCGGCAGAGTTCTCCTGCTGGCGGCGCTGTGGTCGCTCATCAGCATTCCGATCAAGCACCGTGGGATCCCGGCAGTGGTGTCGGACCTGTTCGAGATGCTCAACATCCCCGCCGAGCCGAGCCTGTTCGTCGTGGCGCTGCTGCTGGCGTGGTCCGGTGCGGTGCGCCGTCGGTTCCGTGCGGCTCATCTGGTGACGGTCGTCGTCATGGGCCTGTCCGTTGCCGAGCAGGTGCGCTGGATCGTCAAGGTCATCGCGTCACCGGGCTTCCCCGAGAACCCGTTCCACGGCTTCGCCCGGGTCTGGTGGGACTGGCGCAACGAGCTGCCGCTCAACCTGATCGCGCTGGTGGTCGGCGTGGCGGTTCTCGTGATCGCGTGGTCCGCGCGTCCGGCGTTCACCGCACGGCTCACGCCGGGGTCACGGCGTACGGCCGCGGTGGTCCTGGTCTGTGGTCTTGCGATCTCGATGGCCGTGACGTCAGCGCTGACGTTCGTCTTCCCCCGCACACTGGACGGACCGCTGGAGAAGCTGGCCTGGTCGTTGCGGTCGGTGTTCGGCATCACGACCCCGCCGGATGAGCCGGGCTTTCGCGGCCACCTGGGCCACCACTGGATCTACTCCTGCGCCGGCGTGCTGTCGGCCGGTGCCCTCGTCCTGGCGATCCTGGTGCTGTGGCGCTCGGGGCGTTCGGGCCAGCACCAGGACGCGGAGGAGGAGCTGGCGGTGCGCCGGCTGCTCCTGCAGTACGGCGAGTCGGACTCACTGGGCTACTTCGCCACCCGCCGTGACAAGAGCGTGGTGTTCGCACCGGACGGTCAGGCTGCGGTCACCTACCGCGTCGAGGGCAGCGTGAGCGTGGCGAGCGCCGACCCGATCGGACGGCACAGCTCGTGGCCCGGCGCTGTCGAGGCCTGGTTGGCCGAGTGCCGCCGACACGGCTGGTACGCCGCCGTGCTGTCCTCCAGTGAGGAGGGCACCCGCCATTACGTCGACGCCGGTCTCAAGGCGTTCGCCCTGGGCGACGAGGCGATCATCGACGTCGACCGGTTCCGGCTGCGTGGCCGATCCATGCGCCCTGTGCGGCAGGCCGTCACCCGGATCAGTCGAGCGGGCTACACGACCCAGGTGCGACGGCATGCCGATCTCAGCCAGGACGAGCTGCAGCAGATCGCCGACCTGGCGCAGGCCTGGCGCGGTGACGAGACCGAGCGCGGCTTCTCGATGGCGCTCAACCGCCTGGCCGATCCGGCCGACGGACGCTGCGCACTCATCACCGCGCACGACAAGGACGGCCGCATCCGCGGGTTCCTGTCCTTCGTGCCGTGGGGTGCACGCGGGCTGTCGCTGGACCTGATGCGGCGTGACCGGGCCGCCGAGAACGGCCTCAACGAGTTCATGGTCGCGCGGCTGGTGGAGGCCGCCCCGAGCATCGGCGTACGACGGATCTCGTTGAACTTCGCGGTGTTCCGCAACGTGTTCAGCAGCGCCGACCAGCTCGGTGCCGGGCCGGTGACGAGACTGACCGATGCCTTCTTGTCGTTCGCGTCGCGGTTCTACCAGCTCGAGACGTTGTACCGCGCCAACGACAAGTACCACCCGCAGTGGGTGCCGCGTCTGCTGTGCTACGACCCCGCTCTGACGGTCGCCCGCGCCGGGATCGCGATGGGTGTCGCCGAGGGCTTCCTCCCGCTCGTCGGACCGCGCTTCCTGGTCGGGCCGAAGGTGTCGGACGTCCAGCCGCCGCGTGACGAGCCCGGCTTCGTGCAACAGGTGCTGCGCCAGGAGGAGCAGCTGCTCACCCCGGTCGCGCCGGTGACGACCTCGAGCGAGCAGCAGCGGGTCCGGCAGGACAAGCTGCGCCGCTGGGAGGCGGCGGGGCAGGAGGGCTACCCGGCCGGCGTACGCCGCACCCACCGGGTCGCGCAGGTGCGTGCGGCGTACCCGTCGCCGGCACCCGGTACCCGCACAGCGGACGTGGTCGCGGTAGCGGGACGGATCCGGGCCCTGCGCGATCTCGGCGGCGTGGCGTTCGCGGTCCTCGAGGACGAGGCCGTGCGCATCCAGGTCATGATCACGCGCGACGAGACCCCTGCGCCGGCTCGACAGGGCTGGGACGAGGTCGTCGACCTCGGCGACCTCGTGAGCGTCACCGGCACGGTCGCGGCATCGCGCACCGGCGAGCTGTCGGTGCTGATGGAGTCGTGGGAGCTCGCGGGCAAGTGCCTGAGCCCCGTACCGGACCTGCACGCGACCCTCTCGGACGACGCTCGCGCGCGGCAGCGTGCGCTGGACCTGATCGTCACGCCCGGCTCCGTCGAGGCCCTGCGACTGCGGTCAGCGGGTGTGCGCGCGTTGCGTGACGCGTTCGGCCGACGTGAGTACGCCGAGGTCGAGACACCCGTGCTGCAGGCCGTCCACGGCGGCGCGGCGGCTCGCCCGTTCCGCACCCACATCAACGCGTACGACATGGACCTCTACCTGCGAATCGCACCCGAGCTCTACCTCAAACGGCTCTGCGTCGGGGGGATGCAGCGCGTGTTCGAGCTCGGCCGCAACTTCCGCAACGTAGGTGTCGACGCCACGCACAACCCCGAGTTCACGTCGCTGGAGGCCTACCAGGCGTACGCCGACTACTCCACGATGCGTGAGCTGACGCGCGAGGTGCTGCTGGAGGTGGCGACCGCGGTCAACGGCCGACCCGTCGCGCGGCGCCCCGAGGGCGAGGTCGACCTCGACGTGCCCTGGCCCGTGCTCACGGTGCACGAGGCGGTCAGTCGGGCGACCGGCGTACGACTCACATCGGCGTCGACCGCCGAGGAGGTCGCGGTGGTGTGCCGGTCCCACAGCGTGGCCGCGGCGCCCGGCACCAGCGCGGGCCGGCTGGTGGTCGAGCTGTACGAGGCGCTGGTCGAGAAGCAGACGACGTTCCCGACGTTCTACACCGACTTCCCGCTCGAGACCTCACCGCTCACACGTCGGCACCGGAGCGACCCGGCCCTGGCGGAGCGCTGGGACCTGGTCGCGTTCGGGGCGGAGATCGGCACGGCGTACAGCGAGCTCACCGACCCGGTCGACCAGCGGCGACGGCTGACCGAGCAGTCGATGGCTGCATCGGCCGGCGATCTGGAGGCCATGCAGCTCGACGAGGCGTTCCTCCAGGCGCTGGAGTACGCCATGCCGCCGACCGGTGGCCTCGGGCTCGGCGTCGACCGCGTCATCATGATGCTGCTCGGCACAGGCATCAGGTCGACGTTGGCATTCCCGTTCGTACGGCCGAACGCCTAG
- a CDS encoding TetR/AcrR family transcriptional regulator, protein MARDTKSDICKAALDVIAAKGVEGASLREIAEAVGITKASLYYHYASKQELVSALLMPLVDDMRQALQGLDERTWSPAATREVLENFIDALIRHRDVGVWLARDLGALTAFEDVLGEMFALTGRLHRWLAGPDASVEDRIRAVAATEVVGGVLSSSITVGEATDTVLRETLLEASLDVLKASVRQPAA, encoded by the coding sequence ATGGCCAGAGATACCAAGTCCGACATCTGCAAGGCCGCGCTCGACGTGATCGCGGCCAAGGGTGTCGAGGGTGCGAGTCTGCGTGAGATCGCCGAGGCTGTCGGCATCACGAAGGCGTCGTTGTACTACCACTACGCGTCCAAGCAGGAGCTCGTGAGCGCCCTGCTGATGCCGCTGGTCGACGACATGCGGCAGGCCCTGCAGGGGCTGGACGAGCGCACCTGGTCTCCCGCCGCCACCCGCGAGGTCCTCGAGAACTTCATCGATGCCCTGATCCGTCACCGCGACGTCGGCGTGTGGCTCGCGCGCGACCTCGGAGCCCTGACGGCGTTCGAGGACGTGCTCGGCGAGATGTTCGCCCTCACCGGCCGCCTGCACCGCTGGCTCGCAGGTCCGGATGCCAGCGTCGAGGACCGCATCCGCGCCGTGGCGGCGACCGAGGTCGTGGGCGGCGTCCTGTCCTCCTCCATCACGGTCGGAGAAGCGACCGACACGGTGCTGCGCGAGACCCTGCTGGAGGCCTCGCTCGACGTCCTCAAGGCGTCGGTGCGCCAGCCGGCCGCCTGA